The proteins below are encoded in one region of Pseudoduganella armeniaca:
- a CDS encoding heparinase II/III domain-containing protein produces the protein MIEKTLPKAIAVLTASLLLASHASAQTAAVKIKGEHPRLYGTQADFDRLKQTIFPATLKFPAKKGTLKFKITPLPRELGDDINQEIFGSMVGTGTRLVIRHADITADPIQTRVKLQMGLRGPGSSGWIRAVGLEVQPGLPVELEFTYDVDGQATLRIGTETGHVALPGTGWSPADQVFDFLAHRKDRITDLKLIDNSTAETVWEGDLDLGALSAWRGLIEIATRQATTLSTCPVTATPATDPALCDTTNGGRNNMTDAAKRLGLAYRMTGRTDFLAAIKKHVQLMAAVPLTAGGEWSMSARVGALGIYYDWLYDQYKGTSEGDKLAKLITDTIAANKPDSSDDIIASVCGSQQLVTDGPFDCATKPVFTGWVRGSSLPSTATGYVGAHTASAVTGAVLGLIAIADHPDYAKVGAMIDTIYDHFALGFLPARDLHGVDGGNYSAFAYGSGSGETLDRLVMWQRAIAPDSPKPALKLGAAPKILYPYLYAMRPDGTFPARGDNFENFVSYPSIGSMALTAVTQESDKNALDFYERYIVKTRSRSSETGIWDRLLYPYALPQKERTLPLSEHFRMAGNVLMRDTWNYANSTLLEFKSTSFISENHHHLDQNSFSLHYKSPLLLDSGQYDNYGTGHWWNYYQRTIAHNAIVVYDPNEKFATDQSWGNDGGQWYDGRPAYPTIDEITPGGNGAPDGSNVLTGVTAFKDGEWYSYVSADAARAYKRGKLAPRGGAVRSIVYLRHPEDRNGVVAPPTILVFDRVQAGPAAGTTLAAPTSLLHMVDKPASNGTLGTDTGGRFAYSFGNTKPVFTVRNGAGMVTIQALLPASPSIVLSGGKDQGSTCKQITYKDPAGTTKLIRQVLPDSSDCRFLIREAGTGRWINHAPDNTTNVSGDVGNWRLEISPAAKVAATVPQYFLNVLHVADNDKGSTARTDNLATQLGSSANVVAVKTVDGTVVVFNDEFSSATSLSWQPNSTVVKTVVVGLVKGAYYRVETGTGSVTLTKIDASGSSASGVRQASDQGVIEL, from the coding sequence TCCCGCCAAGAAGGGCACGCTGAAGTTCAAGATCACGCCACTGCCGCGCGAACTTGGCGATGATATCAATCAGGAGATTTTCGGCTCCATGGTCGGGACGGGCACTCGGCTAGTGATCCGCCACGCGGATATCACCGCTGACCCAATACAGACGCGGGTCAAGCTCCAGATGGGCCTGCGAGGCCCGGGCAGCTCAGGCTGGATACGTGCCGTCGGACTTGAGGTTCAGCCAGGCCTGCCCGTCGAGCTGGAATTCACTTACGACGTCGATGGTCAGGCGACATTGCGCATTGGAACGGAGACTGGTCACGTTGCCCTGCCCGGGACCGGCTGGTCGCCTGCCGACCAGGTATTTGACTTCCTGGCGCACCGCAAGGACCGCATTACCGACCTGAAACTCATCGACAACTCGACCGCGGAAACGGTCTGGGAAGGCGACCTGGACCTGGGTGCACTGTCGGCATGGCGAGGCCTCATCGAGATCGCTACCCGGCAGGCCACTACCCTGAGTACCTGTCCGGTCACGGCAACACCCGCCACCGATCCTGCGCTCTGCGACACGACCAATGGCGGCCGCAACAATATGACGGACGCCGCCAAACGGCTCGGCCTGGCATACCGCATGACGGGTAGGACGGACTTCCTGGCAGCCATCAAGAAGCACGTGCAATTGATGGCCGCGGTGCCATTGACCGCAGGCGGCGAATGGAGCATGTCTGCCCGTGTCGGCGCCCTCGGCATTTACTATGACTGGCTGTACGACCAGTACAAAGGCACGTCTGAAGGCGACAAGCTGGCCAAGCTCATCACGGATACCATCGCCGCGAACAAGCCGGACAGCAGCGACGACATCATCGCGTCGGTCTGCGGCTCCCAGCAACTGGTGACGGATGGACCGTTCGACTGCGCGACCAAGCCGGTATTTACCGGCTGGGTGCGCGGCAGTAGCCTGCCGAGCACGGCCACCGGCTATGTCGGTGCCCATACGGCTAGCGCCGTCACCGGAGCGGTGCTGGGCCTGATTGCGATCGCCGACCATCCCGACTACGCCAAGGTCGGCGCGATGATCGACACGATCTACGATCACTTCGCATTAGGTTTCCTGCCAGCACGCGACCTGCACGGCGTCGATGGCGGCAATTATTCCGCCTTTGCATATGGTTCAGGTAGTGGTGAAACGCTCGACCGGCTCGTCATGTGGCAGCGGGCGATCGCGCCAGACTCGCCCAAGCCGGCACTGAAGCTGGGGGCGGCGCCCAAGATCCTCTATCCCTACCTGTACGCCATGCGTCCCGACGGCACCTTCCCGGCACGCGGCGACAACTTCGAGAACTTCGTCAGCTACCCGAGCATCGGCAGCATGGCGCTGACGGCGGTGACACAAGAGAGCGACAAGAACGCGCTCGATTTCTATGAGCGCTATATCGTCAAGACCCGCAGCCGCTCGTCTGAGACGGGAATCTGGGACCGCCTGTTGTATCCGTATGCGTTGCCGCAGAAGGAAAGGACGTTGCCCTTGTCGGAGCACTTCCGCATGGCCGGCAACGTCCTGATGCGCGATACCTGGAACTACGCGAACTCGACGCTGCTGGAATTCAAGTCGACGTCGTTCATCAGCGAGAACCATCATCACCTGGATCAGAACAGCTTCTCGCTGCACTACAAGTCGCCACTGCTGCTGGACTCGGGGCAGTATGACAACTATGGGACTGGCCACTGGTGGAATTACTACCAGCGCACGATCGCGCACAATGCGATCGTCGTCTACGATCCGAACGAGAAATTCGCCACCGATCAGTCCTGGGGCAATGATGGCGGCCAATGGTATGACGGTCGGCCGGCCTATCCGACGATCGATGAAATTACGCCTGGCGGGAACGGCGCGCCGGATGGGTCGAACGTCCTGACGGGTGTCACCGCGTTCAAGGACGGCGAATGGTATTCGTACGTGTCGGCCGACGCGGCCCGGGCCTACAAGCGCGGCAAGCTCGCGCCCCGTGGCGGTGCCGTGCGCAGTATTGTCTACCTGCGGCATCCCGAGGACCGGAACGGTGTCGTGGCTCCGCCAACGATCCTGGTCTTCGATCGCGTCCAGGCCGGTCCTGCGGCCGGCACGACGTTGGCCGCGCCCACGTCGCTCTTGCACATGGTCGACAAGCCGGCTTCGAACGGCACGCTCGGTACCGATACCGGTGGCCGCTTCGCCTATAGCTTTGGCAACACCAAGCCAGTTTTCACGGTCCGCAATGGTGCGGGGATGGTCACGATCCAGGCACTGCTGCCTGCCAGTCCGTCGATCGTCCTGTCGGGCGGCAAGGACCAGGGCAGCACGTGCAAGCAGATCACCTACAAGGATCCGGCCGGTACGACAAAACTCATCAGGCAAGTGTTGCCGGATAGTTCGGACTGCCGTTTCCTGATCCGCGAAGCCGGGACGGGCCGCTGGATCAATCATGCGCCGGACAACACCACCAACGTTTCCGGTGACGTGGGCAACTGGCGCCTGGAAATCAGCCCGGCCGCCAAGGTGGCTGCAACCGTTCCGCAGTATTTCCTCAACGTCCTGCATGTCGCGGACAACGACAAGGGGAGCACTGCCCGTACCGACAACTTGGCGACGCAGCTTGGCAGCAGCGCGAACGTGGTAGCGGTGAAAACGGTCGACGGCACGGTGGTCGTGTTCAACGACGAGTTCAGCAGCGCCACTTCGCTGTCGTGGCAGCCGAACAGCACCGTCGTCAAGACCGTCGTGGTTGGCTTGGTCAAAGGAGCCTACTACCGTGTCGAGACCGGCACGGGCAGCGTGACGCTGACGAAAATCGATGCGTCGGGCAGCTCGGCAAGCGGCGTACGCCAGGCCTCGGACCAAGGCGTCATCGAGCTCTGA
- a CDS encoding LysR family transcriptional regulator, with protein sequence MDRFDAMRLFTRIVELGNFSRAADDLKLPAATATHAIRQLEARLGVQLLHRTTRKVTPTSDGQAYYQRCLRILADVDETEAGFGHGGATPKGKLRIDLSTLGRVFVLPRLSEFFARYPDIELEVGLGDRRVDLVGEGVDCVLRVGELPDSTMVGRRVATLPQVTCASAAYLAAHGMPATLKDLRGHLAVNWYSASSGKMLPFEFDVDGVPRSVTLAGKVSVSEGEAYVACCLGGMGLAQLPRYRVEALLADGTLREVLPQWRPPSLPVTVLYPYQRQLSPRVRVFADWVAEVMAGAPRVPPIH encoded by the coding sequence ATGGACCGTTTCGATGCAATGCGCCTGTTCACCCGGATCGTCGAGCTGGGCAACTTCAGCCGGGCCGCCGACGACCTCAAGCTGCCGGCCGCCACCGCCACCCATGCGATCCGCCAGCTGGAGGCACGCCTGGGCGTGCAACTGCTGCACCGGACCACGCGCAAGGTGACGCCGACGTCGGACGGGCAAGCCTACTACCAGCGCTGCCTGCGCATCCTGGCGGACGTGGACGAAACGGAGGCGGGCTTCGGTCATGGCGGCGCGACGCCCAAGGGCAAGCTACGCATCGACCTGTCAACGCTGGGCCGCGTCTTCGTGTTGCCGCGACTGAGCGAGTTCTTCGCCCGCTATCCGGACATCGAACTGGAAGTGGGCCTGGGCGACCGCCGCGTGGACCTGGTGGGCGAAGGCGTCGATTGCGTGCTGCGCGTGGGCGAACTGCCCGATTCGACGATGGTGGGCCGGCGTGTTGCCACCCTGCCCCAAGTGACGTGCGCCAGCGCGGCGTACCTGGCGGCACACGGCATGCCGGCCACGCTGAAGGACTTGCGCGGGCACCTGGCGGTGAACTGGTATTCGGCTTCGAGCGGGAAGATGCTGCCGTTCGAGTTCGACGTCGATGGCGTGCCGCGCAGCGTGACCCTGGCGGGCAAGGTCAGCGTCAGCGAAGGCGAGGCGTACGTGGCCTGCTGCCTGGGCGGGATGGGGCTGGCGCAGCTGCCCCGTTACCGCGTCGAGGCGCTGCTGGCGGATGGCACCTTGCGCGAGGTGCTGCCGCAGTGGCGTCCGCCTTCCTTGCCCGTTACCGTGCTGTACCCGTACCAGCGGCAGTTGTCGCCGCGGGTAAGGGTGTTTGCGGATTGGGTGGCGGAGGTGATGGCGGGGGCACCGCGGGTGCCCCCGATCCATTGA